A region from the Oceanidesulfovibrio marinus genome encodes:
- a CDS encoding PTS sugar transporter subunit IIA has product MRLADYLDKDLVIPTIQATEKGAVLAELIAPVATKIPDLDADKALKVLLEREYLGTTGIGDGIAIPHGKLEDLHEIVLVVGRSPQGVDFEALDFKLCTIFFLVLAPEKVAGMHLRILAHISRLLKEESFRREFLEAEGKEQLWELLSRT; this is encoded by the coding sequence ATGCGACTCGCGGATTATCTGGACAAAGATTTGGTCATACCCACCATTCAGGCGACGGAGAAGGGTGCTGTGCTCGCCGAGCTCATCGCCCCCGTGGCCACGAAAATTCCCGACCTGGACGCCGACAAAGCGCTGAAGGTGCTGCTCGAGCGCGAGTACCTGGGCACCACGGGTATCGGCGATGGAATCGCCATACCGCACGGCAAGCTCGAAGATCTGCACGAGATCGTTCTCGTGGTGGGCCGCAGTCCGCAGGGCGTGGACTTCGAGGCCCTGGACTTCAAGCTCTGCACGATCTTTTTTCTCGTGCTCGCACCGGAGAAAGTGGCCGGCATGCACCTGCGCATCCTCGCGCACATCTCCCGGCTGCTGAAGGAAGAGTCCTTCCGCAGGGAGTTTCTGGAAGCGGAAGGCAAGGAGCAGTTATGGGAGCTTCTTTCGAGGACGTGA
- a CDS encoding KdsC family phosphatase has protein sequence MSRAEIVRRARAVELLVFDVDGVLTDGGLYYDENGQYAKRFDVQDGLGIKAAQAVGLHIGVITGLDSKAVANRVNELEIDEYVAGRVEKSTAFEALCERHGVAPYQAAYVGDDWVDIGPMRMAGLPMAVPNAQPEVLQVAAHVLSRPGGRGAVREAIRLVLFCKGCLDGELESWRKGMALAKAASRRLNR, from the coding sequence ATGTCCCGCGCGGAGATCGTACGCCGCGCCAGAGCGGTAGAGCTTCTCGTGTTCGACGTGGACGGTGTGCTTACCGACGGCGGTCTCTACTACGACGAGAACGGCCAGTATGCGAAACGTTTCGACGTGCAGGACGGCCTGGGCATTAAAGCGGCCCAGGCCGTTGGCCTGCACATCGGCGTGATCACCGGGCTGGACTCCAAGGCCGTGGCCAACCGCGTGAATGAGCTGGAGATTGATGAGTATGTGGCCGGCAGGGTGGAGAAGTCTACCGCGTTCGAGGCTCTCTGCGAGCGGCATGGCGTTGCGCCGTACCAGGCTGCCTACGTGGGCGACGACTGGGTGGACATAGGGCCCATGCGGATGGCGGGCCTGCCCATGGCCGTGCCCAACGCCCAGCCCGAGGTGCTGCAGGTGGCCGCGCACGTGCTCTCCCGCCCGGGAGGCCGCGGCGCCGTTCGCGAGGCGATCCGGCTGGTGTTGTTCTGCAAAGGGTGCCTGGACGGGGAGCTGGAAAGCTGGCGCAAGGGAATGGCCCTGGCCAAGGCCGCTTCCCGACGTTTAAATCGCTAG
- a CDS encoding recombinase family protein, whose product MTNTTTHSQRENGTNGGQQVGYLRVSTVDQNTGRQLEEVTLDRRFEDKASAKDTKRPSLEECLAYLRSGDTLHVHSIDRLARNLSDLQKIVDDLTSRGVTVQFHKERLTFTGQDSSMQKLMFQMMGAFAEFERALIRERQREGIAIAKAKGKYKGRKKALTKEQVEEIKARKNRGEPMAKLAREYGVSRTTLYASL is encoded by the coding sequence ATGACGAATACGACCACACACAGCCAGCGAGAGAACGGCACCAACGGCGGGCAGCAGGTTGGATACCTACGGGTGAGCACGGTGGACCAGAACACCGGCAGGCAGCTTGAAGAGGTTACCCTGGATCGGCGGTTCGAGGATAAAGCCAGCGCCAAGGACACCAAGCGCCCCAGCTTGGAGGAGTGTCTGGCCTACCTGCGGAGCGGGGATACGCTGCATGTTCACTCCATCGACAGGCTTGCCCGGAACCTGTCAGACCTCCAGAAGATCGTGGATGACCTGACAAGCCGTGGCGTGACCGTCCAGTTCCACAAGGAGCGCTTGACCTTCACCGGGCAAGATAGCTCCATGCAGAAGCTCATGTTCCAGATGATGGGAGCCTTTGCCGAGTTCGAGCGGGCCTTGATCCGGGAGAGGCAGCGCGAAGGGATCGCGATAGCCAAAGCCAAGGGCAAGTACAAAGGCCGCAAGAAGGCGCTCACGAAGGAGCAGGTGGAGGAGATCAAAGCCAGGAAGAATCGCGGGGAACCCATGGCGAAGCTGGCGCGTGAGTATGGTGTGAGCCGGACCACGCTGTACGCTTCGCTGTGA
- the rapZ gene encoding RNase adapter RapZ, whose translation MGASFEDVNAEGSFPLVIVGGLSGAGKSTAIDVFEDLRFFVVDGLPASIVPKLTALFSGQNQLQFRGLVVGMYFRDRTFPQSWLEALEELKLQGLKPQIIFMEARNEVLVRRYSSTRRPHPVAQLMAMDGKEGDECGPLSLDGAINLERERLYPIKKMADIVIDTSDYSVHDLRKMIQRKWTALEEGEGRLNIQIISFGFKYGPPAEADLIFDMRFLPNPYFVQSMRPLTGKDEAVAEYVLGVEPGKTFLVKLREFLEYLFPLYEAEGRYRVTLGIGCTGGRHRSVAVSEALYKSLKESNYVVSIEHRHVELG comes from the coding sequence ATGGGAGCTTCTTTCGAGGACGTGAACGCCGAAGGCTCCTTTCCGCTGGTCATCGTCGGCGGGCTCTCCGGAGCCGGAAAGTCCACGGCCATCGATGTTTTCGAGGACTTACGCTTCTTCGTGGTGGATGGTCTGCCGGCCTCCATCGTACCCAAGCTGACTGCCCTGTTTTCGGGCCAGAACCAGCTCCAGTTCCGCGGTCTCGTGGTGGGAATGTACTTCCGCGACCGCACCTTTCCCCAGTCCTGGCTCGAAGCCCTTGAGGAGCTCAAGCTGCAGGGGCTCAAGCCGCAGATCATCTTCATGGAGGCGCGCAACGAAGTTCTGGTGCGGCGCTACTCCTCCACCAGAAGGCCCCATCCCGTGGCCCAGCTTATGGCCATGGACGGCAAGGAGGGCGACGAATGCGGTCCGCTCAGCCTGGACGGGGCCATCAACCTGGAGCGAGAACGGCTCTATCCCATCAAGAAGATGGCGGATATCGTCATCGACACTTCGGATTACTCTGTTCACGATCTGCGCAAGATGATCCAGCGCAAGTGGACCGCTCTGGAGGAAGGGGAAGGCCGGCTCAACATCCAGATCATCTCTTTCGGCTTCAAGTACGGCCCGCCGGCCGAGGCGGACCTTATTTTTGATATGCGATTTTTGCCCAACCCGTACTTTGTGCAGTCCATGCGGCCGCTGACCGGCAAGGACGAGGCCGTGGCCGAGTACGTGCTGGGCGTTGAACCGGGCAAGACATTCCTGGTCAAGCTCCGGGAATTTCTCGAATATCTCTTTCCGTTGTACGAGGCCGAGGGCCGCTACCGCGTGACACTGGGCATCGGCTGCACAGGCGGACGCCACCGTTCCGTGGCCGTGAGCGAGGCCCTGTACAAGTCTTTGAAAGAGTCGAATTATGTAGTATCGATCGAGCATCGCCACGTGGAGCTCGGCTAA
- a CDS encoding site-specific integrase, with translation MKIKQRKRSREERDPFSVDELHAIFSAPIYTGCRSEHFWSKPGKLILKDSGYYWVPIISLFTGARLGEIIQLYVEDIREENGILFFDINDTGEDKRLKTAYSKRAIPIHQSLLDMGFMSLVEKRRKQGKERLFPDLPMGEDGYYSSPFSKRFSRFLSTVGVKSKKNAFHSFRHCFEDACRDSDISKEIMDALQGHGEEGMSERYGRGYLLQKLNEAMQRLRYRGLALDHLHQNNR, from the coding sequence TTGAAGATCAAACAGCGCAAACGCTCACGCGAAGAACGCGATCCGTTCAGCGTTGACGAACTCCACGCCATCTTTTCTGCTCCGATCTATACGGGGTGCCGGTCCGAACACTTTTGGTCTAAACCGGGCAAGCTGATCCTCAAGGACTCTGGCTATTACTGGGTGCCGATCATCAGCCTCTTCACAGGCGCTCGGCTAGGCGAGATCATCCAGCTTTATGTCGAAGATATCCGAGAAGAAAACGGCATCCTCTTCTTCGACATCAACGACACTGGCGAAGACAAGCGCCTCAAGACTGCCTACTCGAAACGCGCCATCCCAATACACCAAAGCCTCTTAGACATGGGCTTCATGAGTCTCGTCGAGAAACGTCGCAAGCAAGGCAAAGAGCGTCTTTTCCCAGACCTCCCCATGGGCGAGGACGGCTACTACTCATCGCCCTTCTCTAAGCGCTTCAGCCGGTTCCTGAGCACGGTCGGGGTCAAAAGCAAAAAGAACGCTTTCCATAGCTTCCGCCATTGTTTCGAAGACGCCTGTCGCGACTCGGACATCTCCAAAGAAATCATGGACGCGCTTCAGGGACACGGCGAGGAAGGCATGTCGGAGCGGTATGGGCGCGGCTACTTGCTCCAGAAGCTCAATGAGGCGATGCAGAGACTTCGATACAGGGGCCTTGCCCTGGACCACCTTCATCAGAATAACCGCTAG
- a CDS encoding BRO family protein has protein sequence MSLMDYNIGPTTLGAIQQHHDITKEDVEVTMRKHRPYLDKKFLEITKTESGQEIMNFKFPMLEDSEHPKRRVRVIQDENGEPWFVAKDVCVILGIDTNNIQRDLDEDERMTLNKRAIGINERGNQDILVINEAGLYSLILRSRKPEAKRFKRWVTHEVLPTIRKTGGYIHATTEMSDAEIMARAMKVADSTLERVQKERDKALKANLELARRNVKLFHQNEAMTGPTEFFHNYMDSTGTMNFTAVAKVLDMNVSDLTRLLREHGFLYKSTYPSGQYKNLPMKHLQDRGLFKVLIAANAGNGWSGHQTRVVRRADFGRRVPQPLRIILAGHFLIPYLSPFPHAGWLVYG, from the coding sequence ATGAGCCTTATGGACTACAACATCGGCCCGACCACCCTTGGCGCAATCCAGCAGCACCACGACATCACCAAAGAGGACGTGGAAGTAACCATGCGCAAGCACCGCCCCTACCTCGATAAGAAGTTCCTGGAAATCACCAAGACCGAGTCTGGTCAGGAGATCATGAACTTCAAGTTCCCCATGCTCGAAGACAGCGAACACCCCAAGCGGAGGGTTCGTGTGATTCAGGATGAGAATGGGGAACCGTGGTTCGTGGCGAAGGATGTGTGCGTGATCCTCGGGATCGACACGAATAACATCCAACGGGACTTGGATGAAGACGAGCGAATGACCCTCAACAAGAGGGCCATTGGAATTAACGAGCGGGGAAATCAGGATATCCTCGTTATCAACGAAGCTGGTCTCTACTCCCTCATCCTCCGCTCCCGCAAGCCCGAGGCCAAACGGTTCAAGCGGTGGGTGACCCACGAAGTCCTCCCCACCATCCGCAAGACCGGCGGCTACATCCACGCCACCACGGAGATGTCCGACGCCGAGATCATGGCGCGGGCCATGAAGGTGGCCGACTCCACCCTGGAGCGTGTGCAGAAGGAGCGGGACAAAGCCCTCAAGGCCAACCTGGAGCTGGCCCGCCGGAACGTGAAGCTGTTCCACCAGAACGAGGCGATGACTGGCCCCACCGAGTTCTTCCATAACTACATGGACTCCACCGGAACCATGAACTTCACGGCGGTCGCCAAGGTGCTGGACATGAACGTCTCGGACCTGACCCGCCTGTTGCGGGAGCATGGGTTCCTCTACAAGTCCACCTACCCCAGCGGTCAGTACAAGAACCTCCCCATGAAGCACCTCCAGGACCGGGGGCTGTTCAAGGTATTGATCGCCGCCAACGCCGGGAATGGCTGGAGTGGCCATCAGACGCGGGTAGTCCGGAGGGCTGACTTTGGACGTCGAGTCCCCCAACCCCTCCGAATTATCCTTGCAGGACATTTCCTCATTCCATATCTTTCACCTTTCCCGCATGCGGGGTGGTTAGTTTATGGTTGA
- a CDS encoding CTP synthase codes for MRTKFIFITGGVLSSLGKGLAAASIGALLQTRGLKVTIMKLDPYINVDPGTMNPFQHGEVYVTEDGAETDLDLGHYERYLDVFMSRANNCTSGSIYNTVITKERRGDYLGGTVQVIPHVTDQIKESVLALASEDLDVVLVEIGGTVGDIEGLPFLEAIRQMRGDLGKENVLYIHLTLVPYMKAAGELKTKPTQHSVKELRSIGIQPDIILCRAEVDVDQSLRRKIALFCNVDADAVFAAVDVSNIYEVPLKFYEEGIDQKIAIMLKLPAKNPHLEPWTRLVEKLASPAGRVSIGIVGKYVDLKEAYKSLHEALVHGGVANDVAVDLVYVNSEEITAKNVTSKLKGLDGILVPGGFGNRGIPGKLLAIRHAREKKIPFFGICLGMQCAVIEFAQHVMELDADSQEFKPSTKEPVIYLMTEWFDFRRQVTEKRDESSDKGGTMRLGAYPCVLKEGTRAFEAYQTEEISERHRHRYEFNKAYYDKFAEKGMVFSGLSPDETLVEIVELPDHPWFLGCQFHPEFKSNPMHPHPLFREFIKAAKGYKG; via the coding sequence ATGCGTACGAAATTCATTTTTATTACCGGAGGCGTTCTGTCCTCCCTGGGAAAAGGGCTCGCCGCTGCGTCCATCGGTGCCCTGCTTCAGACTCGCGGCCTCAAGGTCACGATCATGAAGCTCGATCCGTACATCAATGTGGACCCCGGAACCATGAACCCCTTCCAGCACGGCGAAGTGTACGTGACGGAAGACGGCGCCGAGACCGATCTGGATCTGGGCCACTACGAGCGCTATCTGGACGTGTTCATGTCCCGGGCCAACAACTGCACCTCCGGCTCCATCTATAATACGGTCATCACCAAGGAACGCCGGGGCGACTACCTGGGCGGCACCGTGCAGGTCATTCCGCACGTCACGGACCAGATCAAGGAGTCCGTGCTGGCGCTGGCCAGCGAGGACCTGGACGTGGTTCTCGTGGAGATCGGCGGCACGGTCGGCGACATCGAGGGCCTGCCGTTCCTGGAAGCCATTCGCCAGATGCGCGGCGACCTGGGCAAGGAGAACGTCCTCTACATCCATCTTACCCTGGTGCCGTACATGAAGGCCGCCGGCGAGCTGAAGACCAAGCCCACCCAGCACAGCGTTAAGGAGCTGCGCTCCATCGGCATCCAGCCTGACATTATCCTGTGCCGGGCCGAGGTGGACGTGGACCAGAGCCTGCGCCGCAAGATCGCGCTGTTCTGCAACGTGGACGCAGACGCCGTGTTCGCCGCCGTGGATGTGAGCAACATCTACGAGGTGCCGCTGAAGTTCTACGAGGAAGGCATTGACCAGAAGATCGCGATCATGCTCAAGCTGCCGGCCAAGAACCCGCATCTGGAGCCGTGGACCAGGCTGGTGGAGAAGCTGGCCAGCCCCGCGGGCCGCGTGTCCATCGGCATCGTAGGCAAGTACGTGGATCTCAAGGAGGCGTACAAGAGCCTGCACGAGGCCCTGGTGCACGGCGGCGTGGCCAACGACGTGGCCGTGGACCTGGTGTACGTGAACTCCGAGGAGATCACGGCCAAGAACGTGACCAGCAAGCTCAAGGGCCTGGACGGCATTCTGGTGCCCGGCGGCTTTGGCAACCGCGGCATCCCTGGCAAGCTGCTGGCCATCCGCCACGCCCGTGAAAAGAAGATTCCCTTCTTCGGCATCTGCCTGGGTATGCAGTGTGCGGTCATCGAGTTCGCGCAGCACGTCATGGAGCTGGACGCCGACTCCCAGGAGTTCAAGCCGAGCACCAAGGAGCCGGTCATCTACCTGATGACCGAGTGGTTCGACTTCCGCCGGCAGGTGACGGAGAAGCGCGACGAGAGTTCGGACAAGGGCGGCACCATGCGCCTGGGCGCGTACCCCTGCGTGCTCAAAGAGGGCACCCGGGCGTTCGAGGCGTACCAGACAGAAGAGATCAGCGAACGCCACCGCCATCGCTACGAGTTCAACAAGGCGTACTACGACAAGTTTGCGGAGAAGGGCATGGTCTTCTCCGGCCTTTCGCCGGACGAGACCCTGGTGGAGATCGTGGAGCTGCCGGACCATCCGTGGTTCCTGGGCTGCCAGTTCCATCCGGAGTTCAAGTCCAACCCCATGCATCCGCATCCCCTGTTCCGGGAGTTTATTAAAGCCGCCAAAGGGTATAAAGGATAA
- a CDS encoding DUF6538 domain-containing protein: MEKMPGHPRLFRRGAVYYHRAAIPVDIKDNYPKTEETFSLKTKDYQEAVRKVRVAAAIVDRKFEEHRRMLAQQAKPPVKELSEAEIKRIGEVYYAYRLEEDDETRLQGFAPERRQTKILVGDPDQINDLFAKHAFKPSSFDEYVEDHEALNSMTRHDFARGEVDPFFISEAEEILTWDNVNIRLDKSSPSWRKLARELQAVSIKAAKAIQQRNEGEVVETPSTPGVEPQSFVPLLSVAVEAWAEEKARTSWVPKTEREHRAWMSHFITAMGDKPINAYTKSDARAFKAMLLKLPSNWIKHKELKDLPLNKAAEKAHKLGLPPMSDSNVN, encoded by the coding sequence ATGGAAAAGATGCCCGGACACCCCCGACTTTTTCGGCGCGGAGCGGTCTATTATCACCGCGCAGCCATCCCAGTTGACATCAAGGATAACTACCCCAAGACCGAGGAAACCTTCTCGCTGAAGACGAAGGATTACCAGGAAGCTGTTCGCAAGGTCCGCGTGGCAGCCGCTATAGTTGATCGTAAATTTGAGGAGCACAGGCGCATGCTGGCTCAACAAGCCAAGCCGCCTGTGAAAGAGCTGTCCGAAGCTGAGATCAAACGAATCGGGGAAGTCTATTACGCGTACCGCCTTGAGGAGGACGATGAAACGCGCCTCCAGGGCTTCGCGCCGGAAAGGCGACAAACCAAAATTCTTGTAGGCGATCCAGACCAGATCAACGACCTGTTCGCAAAGCATGCCTTCAAGCCTTCATCCTTCGATGAATATGTCGAAGACCACGAGGCTCTGAACAGCATGACTCGCCACGACTTCGCTCGAGGTGAGGTTGATCCGTTTTTCATCTCAGAGGCTGAGGAAATACTGACCTGGGACAACGTCAACATCAGGCTCGACAAATCTTCCCCAAGCTGGCGTAAACTGGCGCGTGAGCTTCAGGCCGTAAGTATCAAGGCCGCAAAAGCCATCCAGCAAAGGAACGAAGGCGAAGTCGTAGAAACCCCTTCTACTCCTGGAGTTGAGCCTCAGTCCTTTGTCCCATTGCTTTCCGTGGCCGTTGAGGCGTGGGCCGAGGAAAAGGCTAGAACGAGCTGGGTGCCCAAGACCGAGCGCGAACATCGGGCATGGATGAGCCATTTCATCACGGCCATGGGTGACAAGCCAATCAATGCCTACACAAAGTCCGATGCACGTGCCTTCAAAGCCATGCTCCTCAAGCTCCCGTCGAACTGGATCAAGCACAAGGAGTTGAAGGACCTTCCACTCAATAAAGCAGCCGAAAAGGCCCACAAACTCGGCTTGCCTCCCATGTCTGACAGCAACGTCAACTAG
- the hpf gene encoding ribosome hibernation-promoting factor, HPF/YfiA family — MNIAITFKGFEPSEHLKKYAYRRFGKLSKYVDSKEDNSEMQVNLGVEKFRHLAEVSLAGDNINLTATEASEDMYATIDMVLDKLESQLRKLKDRDKDRRKGDRSRVNIETFTISENESGMRERTIMATDSIEPKPMYVDEAAMQLDTLDYNFLVFRNADTERINVIYRMNKHDFGLIDPGQ; from the coding sequence ATGAACATAGCCATCACCTTCAAGGGCTTTGAGCCGTCCGAACACCTCAAGAAGTATGCTTACCGACGCTTCGGCAAGCTTTCCAAATACGTGGACTCCAAGGAAGACAACTCCGAGATGCAGGTCAACCTCGGGGTCGAGAAGTTCCGCCATCTGGCCGAGGTCTCGCTGGCAGGCGACAACATCAACCTCACCGCCACCGAGGCGAGCGAGGACATGTACGCTACCATCGACATGGTTCTGGACAAGCTGGAGTCCCAGCTGCGCAAGCTCAAGGACCGCGACAAGGACCGCCGCAAGGGCGACCGCAGCCGCGTCAACATCGAGACCTTCACCATCTCCGAGAACGAGAGCGGCATGCGCGAACGGACCATCATGGCCACGGACTCCATAGAGCCCAAGCCCATGTACGTGGACGAGGCCGCGATGCAGCTGGACACGTTGGACTACAACTTTCTTGTTTTCCGGAATGCGGACACGGAACGCATTAACGTGATATACCGTATGAACAAACACGACTTCGGTCTTATCGACCCGGGACAATAG
- the rpoN gene encoding RNA polymerase factor sigma-54: protein MGLELRQQLKLSQQLVMTPQLQQAIKLLQLSRLELMDTVQQELLENPFLEEGAEAEALEQAEVVPEVETTPASDQELMRNADWEDYIGDFSSTSKQAQVREFEAVEATSFEARISGKTSLEGHLEWQLRLSRLNDRQIDIGLAVINNLDSSGYLQATNEELAVLTGASPEEIEPVIKSIQEFDPVGVAARTPSECLLVQIKNYGIDDPVLEEIVREHLEDLEKKRYKPLCRKFRISMEELKGYLDKLTELDPMPGASFGSEEPVYVSPDVYVYKYGDDFVILLNEEGLPRLELNSDYMQAMEGRSSKEKEYFQDKMRSAVWLMKSLYQRQRTLYKVTESVVKHQREFFEHGVTHLKPLILKDVAEDIGMHESTVSRITTSKYVATPHGIFELKFFFNSALGLDDGSQVGSESVKALIKKMISGENPKKPLSDEKIAEMLKDELQVNIARRTVAKYRSALDIPSSSKRKQVF, encoded by the coding sequence ATGGGTCTGGAACTCAGACAACAACTCAAGCTCAGCCAACAGCTGGTGATGACGCCCCAGCTGCAACAGGCCATCAAGCTCCTGCAGCTCTCCCGGCTGGAGCTCATGGATACTGTTCAGCAGGAGCTCCTGGAAAACCCCTTTCTGGAGGAGGGCGCCGAGGCCGAGGCGCTGGAGCAGGCCGAAGTGGTTCCCGAGGTCGAGACCACGCCGGCCAGCGATCAGGAGCTCATGCGCAACGCCGATTGGGAAGACTACATCGGCGACTTCTCCTCTACCTCCAAGCAGGCCCAGGTCCGCGAGTTCGAGGCCGTGGAGGCCACCTCCTTCGAGGCGCGCATTTCCGGCAAGACCTCGCTGGAGGGGCACCTGGAATGGCAGCTCAGGCTCTCCCGGCTCAATGACAGGCAGATCGACATAGGCCTCGCGGTTATCAACAACCTCGATTCCTCCGGTTATCTGCAAGCCACGAATGAGGAGCTGGCAGTGCTTACCGGCGCCTCGCCAGAGGAGATCGAGCCGGTCATCAAGTCGATCCAGGAGTTCGACCCCGTAGGCGTGGCCGCGCGCACGCCGTCGGAGTGCCTGCTCGTGCAGATCAAAAACTACGGCATCGACGATCCCGTGCTTGAAGAGATCGTGCGCGAGCACCTGGAGGATCTGGAGAAGAAGCGCTACAAGCCGCTGTGCCGCAAGTTCCGCATCTCCATGGAGGAGCTCAAGGGCTACCTGGACAAGCTCACCGAGCTGGACCCCATGCCCGGAGCGAGCTTCGGCAGCGAGGAGCCGGTCTACGTCTCGCCGGACGTTTACGTCTACAAGTACGGCGACGATTTCGTGATCCTGCTGAATGAGGAGGGGCTGCCCAGGCTGGAGCTCAACTCCGACTACATGCAGGCCATGGAAGGCCGGTCTTCCAAGGAAAAAGAATACTTCCAGGACAAGATGCGCAGCGCCGTGTGGCTGATGAAGAGCCTGTACCAGCGCCAGCGCACCCTGTACAAGGTGACCGAGAGCGTGGTGAAGCATCAGCGCGAGTTTTTCGAGCACGGCGTCACCCATCTCAAGCCGCTCATCCTCAAGGACGTGGCCGAGGACATCGGCATGCACGAGTCCACGGTGAGCCGCATCACCACCAGCAAGTACGTCGCCACGCCCCATGGCATCTTCGAGCTCAAGTTCTTCTTTAACTCCGCCCTCGGCCTGGATGACGGGTCCCAGGTCGGCTCCGAGAGCGTCAAGGCGCTCATCAAGAAGATGATCTCCGGCGAGAATCCCAAGAAGCCGCTTTCCGACGAGAAGATCGCGGAAATGCTCAAGGATGAGCTGCAGGTGAACATCGCCCGCAGAACTGTTGCCAAGTACCGGTCCGCACTGGACATTCCATCGTCTTCCAAGCGGAAACAGGTTTTCTGA
- the tadA gene encoding tRNA adenosine(34) deaminase TadA, translating to MTATEEFPFPEYSGLRSWEDVMRLALEQAERAEDEGEVPIGAVVLSAEGRVLGYGRNRPISAQDPTAHAEIEALRAAAAAVGNYRLPGAVLAVTLEPCLMCMGAMIHARVAHLVYGAPDPKTGAAGSCMDTAALPFLNHRMDVTGGVLADECGDLLRRFFKARR from the coding sequence GTGACCGCGACGGAAGAGTTCCCGTTTCCGGAATATTCGGGCCTGCGCTCCTGGGAGGACGTCATGCGCCTGGCCCTGGAACAGGCCGAACGCGCGGAGGATGAGGGCGAGGTCCCCATCGGCGCGGTGGTGCTCTCGGCAGAAGGACGCGTTCTGGGCTACGGCCGCAACCGGCCCATCTCAGCCCAGGACCCCACGGCCCACGCCGAGATCGAGGCCTTGCGCGCCGCGGCCGCGGCCGTGGGCAACTACCGCCTGCCCGGCGCCGTCCTGGCCGTGACGCTGGAGCCCTGCCTCATGTGCATGGGCGCCATGATCCACGCCCGAGTCGCGCACCTGGTCTATGGAGCGCCCGACCCCAAGACCGGCGCGGCAGGCTCCTGCATGGACACCGCGGCCTTGCCCTTTCTCAACCACCGTATGGACGTGACAGGCGGCGTGCTGGCCGACGAGTGCGGCGACTTGCTGCGGCGTTTTTTCAAGGCGCGACGGTAA
- a CDS encoding phosphoribosylformylglycinamidine synthase subunit PurQ, producing MARVKVIVITGYGTNCEIESAHTARRAGADEVDIVYFSDLTSGRVRVDAYNFCVFPGGFLDGDDLGAAQAAAQRWRHATVDGERILDQLLTMLDAGGMALGICNGFQLLVKLGLLPCLDGIRLERQVSLAVNDSARFEDRWVSLRAEPDSPCIFTKGIDRLEFPVRHGEGKLVAASDAVMEGLEKANLVALRYVDPLSGAPTQEYPYNPNGSPNAIAGLTDPTGRILGLMPHPEAYNDPTNHPRYTRARTQQDELPPLGTIIFENAVNHLRNS from the coding sequence ATGGCCCGCGTCAAGGTCATCGTCATCACCGGATACGGCACCAACTGTGAAATTGAATCCGCCCATACGGCCCGGCGCGCCGGCGCCGACGAGGTGGACATCGTCTACTTCTCGGACCTCACCTCCGGGCGCGTCCGCGTGGACGCCTACAACTTCTGCGTCTTCCCGGGCGGCTTCCTGGACGGGGACGACCTCGGCGCGGCCCAGGCCGCGGCCCAGCGCTGGCGTCACGCCACCGTGGACGGCGAGCGCATCCTGGACCAGCTCCTGACCATGCTGGACGCCGGCGGCATGGCCTTGGGCATCTGCAACGGATTCCAGCTCCTCGTCAAGCTTGGGCTGCTGCCCTGCCTGGATGGTATACGCCTGGAGCGCCAGGTGAGCCTGGCCGTGAACGACTCCGCCCGCTTCGAGGACCGCTGGGTCTCCCTGCGCGCCGAGCCGGACTCCCCCTGCATCTTCACCAAGGGCATCGACCGGCTGGAGTTCCCGGTGCGTCACGGCGAGGGCAAGCTCGTGGCCGCCTCGGACGCCGTCATGGAAGGCCTTGAAAAGGCCAACCTCGTGGCCCTGCGTTACGTGGACCCGCTCTCCGGCGCGCCCACCCAGGAGTACCCGTACAACCCCAACGGCTCACCCAACGCCATTGCCGGGCTCACCGATCCCACTGGCCGCATCCTGGGACTCATGCCCCACCCCGAGGCATATAACGATCCGACTAACCACCCGCGCTACACCCGCGCGCGCACCCAGCAGGACGAGCTGCCGCCGCTGGGCACGATCATCTTTGAGAATGCCGTGAACCACCTGCGAAACAGCTAG